GACATCGACATACTCCGCGTCGATGACGCCTTCATCCTTCTTCGGCTCTTCGGTCGTTCCCTCTGCGGCTGTTGCGCCGTCCGTGGGACCGCTTGCGTTGGCCTTGTACATCGCCTCGGCCAGCTTGTGGCTTACGGCGGTCAGGCGGTCATGCGCTGCCTTGAGCTCGGTGGAAGAAGGCGTTCCGGTCAGCGTGGTCTTCGCATCAGCAAGGGCAGTTTCTACCTCGCTGCGGTCGGACTCGGCTACCTTGTCGCCGCTCTCCTTGAACATCTTGTCCACGTTGTAGACGAGCGAGTCGAGCTGATTGCGTGCCTCAATCTCCTCACGCTTCTCCTTGTCCTCGCCTGCATGCGCTTCGGCTTCCTTCGCCATGCGCTCAATCTCTTCCTTCGAAAGACCCGAGGAGCTGGTGATGGTGATCTTCTGGTCCTTGCCCGTGGCATTGTCCTTCGCCGTCACATTCAGAATGCCGTTCGCGTCGATGTCAAAAGTGACTTCGATCTGCGGCACACCGCGCTGCGCGGGAGGAATACCGGCGAGCTTGAACTTGCCGAGCGTACGGTTCTGCGCGGCCAGCGGACGCTCGCCCTGGAGGACGTGTACCTCAACCTCAGTCTGCGAGTCCGCAGCCGTGGAGAAGGTCTCCGTCTTCTTCGTCGGGATGGTCGTGTTGCGCGGGATCATGCCCGTGGCAACGCCGCCCATGGTCTCGATCGAGAGCGTGAGAGGTGTGACGTCGAGGAGCAAAAGGTCCTTGACCTCGCCGCCCAGAACGCCGCCCTGTACCGCCGCGCCGATCGCGACAACTTCGTCAGGATTCACACCCTTATGCGGTTCCTTGCCGAAGAGCTCCTTCACCAGGGCCTGCATGCGAGGCATACGTGTCTGTCCGCCCACGAGAACGACTTCGTCGATCTTGCTTGCGTCCACACCGGCATCGGACATCGCCTGCTTGCAGGGTCCGACCGAGCGCTGCAGAAGGTCCTCAACGAGAGACTCCAGCTTGGCGCGCGTCATCTTCTCTACGAGATGTTTCGGTCCACTCGCATCCGCCGTGATGAACGGCAGATTGATCTCCGTCTCCATCGTCGTGGAGAGCTCAATCTTGGCGCGTTCCGCCGCGTCACGCAGACGCTGCAGGGCCATTTCGTTACCCTTCGCGCGCAGGTCGAGGCCTTCCTTCTTCTTGAACTCGTCGATCAGGAAGTCCACGATGCGCTGATCCAGGTTGTCGCCGCCAAGGTGCGTGTCACCGTTGGTGGACTTTACTTCGATGACGCCGTCGCCCACTTCGAGAATCGAAACGTCGAACGTTCCGCCGCCGAAGTCATAGACCGCAATCGTCTCGTCCTTCTTCTTGTCGAGACCGTAAGCAAGTGCTGCCGCCGTGGGCTCGTTCACAATGCGCTTTACATCCAGACCGGCAATCTTGCCTGCGTCCTTGGTGGCCTGGCGCTGTGCGTCATTGAAGTACGCCGGAACCGTAATGACGGCTTCCGTGACGGACTGGCCGAGATAGTCCTCTGCCGCCTTCTTCAACTTCTGAAGAATCATGGCCGAAACTTCAGGAGCAGTAAACTCCTTGCCCTGCGCGGAGATAGCGATGTTGTCGCCATGCGCAACGACCTTGTACGGCACCATCTTCTGTTCTTCGCTGACTTCGTTGGGACGACGTCCCATGAAGCGCTTGATCGAGTAAACCGTATTCTCAGGGTTGGTGATCGCCTGACGCTTGGCGACCTGGCCGACGAGACGCTCGCCGCTCTTGGTAAACGCAACAATCGAGGGGGTCGTACGCCCGCCTTCTTCATTCGGAATAACTTTGGCCTCGCCGCCTTCCATCACGGCAACGCACGAGTTGGTGGTTCCGAGATCAATACCGATAATCTTGCCCATAATGCTTTTGAATCCTCCGTGGCCGCGATGGGCCAGATGTGCAGCCGTCTCAGGGCTAGATCCAAGATCGCACCTTGAGTGTGTTGCTGTCAAGGTATCTGATGCAAATTATGCATACCAGGATGCAGGAAACCTCGGCTAAGATGTCGCCATGCGCAAGCTCTTCTCCGTTGCCCTGCTTTGTGCCTCCGCTTTCTGTCAAACCCACCCCCTTTTCGCCCAATGGATCGAGCTGCACTCCGGCTCGACCGCCAGTCTCCGCGCCGTCGATGCTGCAAAAAGCGTCGTCTGGGCCAGCGGTACAGACGGAACAGTCCTCCGCTCCGTGGATGATGGTTCCACGTGGAACAAGTGCGCCGTACCGCAGGGTGCCGCCAAGCTCGACTTTCGTGGAATCCAGGCCGCCGACGCAGAGACCGCCGTAATCATGTCCAGCGGAAAAGGCGACCTCTCCCGGCTCTATAAGACCGTCGACGGTTGCAAGACCTGGAAACTCGTCTTCACCAACCCCGACGCCACAGGCTTCTTCGACGCCATCCGGCATGTAACCGGACGGCAGTTCTACCTTCTCGGCGATCCGGTCGGCGGGAAGTTTGCCATGTTCTTCTCGCAGGACGGTGGCGACACCTGGTTTGCCACGGATGATCCTGGCCTCGACGCCCCTTCGGGGGCCTCGGCCTTCGCCGCCAGTAACAGCGTGCTCGCCAGCGTAGGCCCGTTCCTAGCCTTCGGCACCGGCGGAACCTCGGGTGGAGCTGTGTATACGACCTATGCCAAGTGCGCTACAGGAAAGAGCGATGAAACCTGTCCTCTGGCCTGGCGGCGAGTCGCTGTGCCCGTGGGCGTGGCAAACGCGAGCGGAGGCGTCTTCTCCATTGCCGGTCGGACAACGATGTCCATGAGCGGCAAACTCACAGTCATCTGGGTAGCCGTTGGCGGCGACTACTCCGCCCCGAACGCCACCACAACAAGCGCCGCATTCTCAACAGATGGGGGAGCAACCTGGACGGCTGCGGCTCAGGGGCCGCCGGGATACAGATCTGCCGTGGTCTACAACACAGCCAACTGGCTCACGCTCGGCCCCGGCGGGACAGATCTCAGCGTCGACAATGGAAAGACATGGATACCCGTGGCAGGGGAGGCTGGCGTATGGAACGCCGTCTCGATGCCCTTCGCCGTGGGACCGAACGGTCGAATTGGCCACTGGTCCGCGACCGCAACCCGTTAGAAGAAAGGGAATTACTGAGGATTGTTCGGGCTGGTCGTCGGCGAGGTTGGAGTAGTTGGGGACGTAGTAGTAGTCGAAGATCCAGAGCCGCTTCCGAAACTGGAGCTACTTCCAAAACCACTGCCGAAGCTCGATCCGCTTGAGCCTGAGCTGCCCCCGAAGCTCGTCCCACTGGAACTGTTCCCCGTGCTCCCGCTGGCTCCGAACGAACTGGAACTGCTGCCGAGATTGGATCCGCTGCTGGACGCGATGCCGCCACCCAGGATATTGGATTTCGCCTTCATCAGTTCAATGCGAGGGTCGTAGAAAAACTCCCACTTGGCGAAGTCCTCTTCGCCGTTCCAGGCAATGATCGCCTTCCCCGTCTTATTGGTGCCCACGCCAATAAAGGGGCCCGAGCCTCCCTTGAAGTCGGACGCGGAGGTTCCACCGATCCCGCCGGTCGATCCGGAGGCACCTGTCGTGGAATTTGTCCCGAAGCTACTTGTAGAACCAAAGCTGGAAGAACCACTGGTTCCGGAGGAACTACCCGCCCCATACGAACCACTGGAACTCGAACTGGATCCAAAGCTCAATCCCCCGCTGCTGCTCGTTCCGGTGCCCGTTCCCGTCCCGGTGCCTGTACCCGATGGTGAGCCGATCCCGGCGCCCGCGCCGGTGGTGGCAAGTCCGGCAAGCGGCTCTCCGAAAAATCCCTTCAGTGTGGTCTGCTGCGTTCCCTGGCCGATCAGGCGGTACTCCTTGCCCGTCAGCGGATCGAGATAGTGCTGACGGAGATACCGGATGTTATTGGCCTTATCCAACTGGTCCATCGAGGTGGGAAACGCGCCGGACTTCTTGTAATAAAGCTGGATCGCCCGGACATACTGCTGCGCGCGATGAGTAGATTCGATTTCGCGCTCGCGCTCCAGGTCCTTGGCAACCGAAGGCGCGGCGACAGCCAGCGCGAGGAGCAGCAAAAACACGGCAACCGTAAGACCGATCAGAAGATAACCCTCTTCCCCGGTTGCGTGTTGGCGCTGGTTCGTCATATCTGTACTTTATTGGACGGTGAGAGGCAGCCGCTGGGTATTGTTGTTTTGCAAGTCCGTGACTTCGATCGAGTTCGGGCTGATGGATTTCAACTGGTAGCGGCGGCTTACGATGTCGCCCTGCGCCGCCAGAAAGACGTCGTCTCCCCGGAGCAGGAATGCCTGTCGCGAACCGTCCGCCTTGGTCGCGACTCCGAAAAAGCGCAGATCGATCGGTGGCGGTGGCGGCGGGCCGGTGAAGACGGGAGCACTTACAGCGGCTGCGCCGGTGCGGGCCGACGCAATAGCCTTCGGAATTACGGCCAGCGGCGCAGAGTTCGGGGAGAAGATATTGCGGCCATTCCCGGTATATTCCAGCGACTCCGTCAACAGCATGGCTTCCATGTGCAGGGTCGGGTCCAGCCGCGAAGAGGAAGCGACCACCTTCGCCGGACGTCCTGGTGTTCCAGGGGTGACCACGGGTGCATCCGCCACCACCGGAGTCGTGGGCGCGGGCGCTGACGGCGAAGAAGCAAACTGCGACACCATATAGATCACGCAGACGACGGCGATCACGCCAACGACTGCGGCGAGGATGGTCTGCTTGCGGTTTTCCGCGGAGATCTTCATTGCGCAGCTCCTTCACCGTTAGCAGCGGAAGGCGCAATCGGCATCGGCTCGCGCAGGTACGTCATCAGGCGCAGACGAAGATTCACAATCCCGGTCTGCTGTCCGGTAAGGCCGATGGCGGAGATCAGAAAGAAGCTGCGGTCGCGTTCGAGGCCATTCACAAATCCGGCGAGCGAGCGGTACTCCCCAGTCAGCGCCGCATCCATGACGACTTCAGTCACGCCATTGGCGGGAGGCCTCTGCAGATACTGAACACGTGACAGACGGACATTGTACTTGGTCTTCAACGCGCCCAGCTCCGCCGCAACGTTGGAGTACGCATACGGCAGGCGGCCTTCGTAGAACTTCGTCGCCTCGGCGTTCGAGACCTCGATCTTCGTATCCAGCCCACGCAGAGGACGCGCCGCCACTTCGGCAGCGACCTGTTCCGCCCGGGCAGAAGCGAGAGCATCGTCTCCCTGTGTTCCAGAGTTGCTCCAGACCAGGGCGATATGAACCA
This genomic stretch from Terriglobus saanensis SP1PR4 harbors:
- the dnaK gene encoding molecular chaperone DnaK translates to MGKIIGIDLGTTNSCVAVMEGGEAKVIPNEEGGRTTPSIVAFTKSGERLVGQVAKRQAITNPENTVYSIKRFMGRRPNEVSEEQKMVPYKVVAHGDNIAISAQGKEFTAPEVSAMILQKLKKAAEDYLGQSVTEAVITVPAYFNDAQRQATKDAGKIAGLDVKRIVNEPTAAALAYGLDKKKDETIAVYDFGGGTFDVSILEVGDGVIEVKSTNGDTHLGGDNLDQRIVDFLIDEFKKKEGLDLRAKGNEMALQRLRDAAERAKIELSTTMETEINLPFITADASGPKHLVEKMTRAKLESLVEDLLQRSVGPCKQAMSDAGVDASKIDEVVLVGGQTRMPRMQALVKELFGKEPHKGVNPDEVVAIGAAVQGGVLGGEVKDLLLLDVTPLTLSIETMGGVATGMIPRNTTIPTKKTETFSTAADSQTEVEVHVLQGERPLAAQNRTLGKFKLAGIPPAQRGVPQIEVTFDIDANGILNVTAKDNATGKDQKITITSSSGLSKEEIERMAKEAEAHAGEDKEKREEIEARNQLDSLVYNVDKMFKESGDKVAESDRSEVETALADAKTTLTGTPSSTELKAAHDRLTAVSHKLAEAMYKANASGPTDGATAAEGTTEEPKKDEGVIDAEYVDVADEKK